A window from Methanotorris formicicus Mc-S-70 encodes these proteins:
- a CDS encoding UPF0147 family protein has product MFAPKKLTPEEKLQQIAMMLDEIINDTTVPRNIRGAAEKAKETILKEGEEPIVKSATAIQILDDISDDPNMPLHTRTQIWSIVSELETVKNE; this is encoded by the coding sequence ATGTTTGCACCAAAGAAATTAACTCCTGAGGAGAAATTACAACAGATTGCTATGATGTTGGATGAAATTATTAATGATACAACAGTCCCAAGAAACATAAGGGGTGCTGCTGAAAAAGCAAAAGAAACTATTTTAAAAGAAGGGGAGGAACCAATTGTTAAAAGTGCAACTGCAATCCAAATTTTAGATGATATAAGTGACGACCCAAACATGCCTTTACACACAAGGACTCAAATTTGGAGTATTGTAAGTGAGTTAGAAACTGTTAAAAATGAGTAA